In the Populus trichocarpa isolate Nisqually-1 chromosome 1, P.trichocarpa_v4.1, whole genome shotgun sequence genome, agaaaaataaaattattttgccaTTGATGTTGATGTGTATTACGTGTATTACCCACAGTTATTAAatccggaccggcccggcgggtcaaccCAGGACCCGGTGGCTGGATCGGCCCGAGTTTGATAAAAGACCGGCCGGTGAAacaacccggtcgacccgggcgaatccggacgagacccggtattttttttttcaaatatggtttttcttctataccccttttttttatatttttttagttggttattaacgttttttaaagtttactatataaatattagaaaaatattttatttttttaatgtgaaatttgaaaccctttcgtatatatactttatgtttacaagaaaaaagttatgttctttcaatgtgagatttgaaaccctttagtatatatattctatgttctcaagaaaaagttatttttttttaatgtgggatttgaaaccctttcgtaTATGTACTccatgttcacaagaaaaaaattatgttttttcaatgtgagataaaaaacttttttatttaaatacttcaacttaaaagaataacataatatcttttcaatatgcgatttgaagccctttaatatatatattctatgttcccaagaaaaaagttattttttcaatgtggaatttaaagctctttcatatatatactttatattcacaagaaaaaagttaatttttttcaatgtgggatttgaagccctttcgtatatatactctatgttcacaagaaaaaaaattatgttttctcaatatggaataaaaaacttttttgattacttcaacttaaaaggataacatagcatcttttcaatgtgggataaatttttttaaaaaatattcttttaaacttcattatttacaacatgtatactctatatttacatggattttttcttaatttttttatataaaatattaaattttaattttttttaatttttccgggtcgATCCGAGTTAACCCATGAAtcccgggacccggccccttggcagGGTCAAtcccaaaaattaattttttctttattttttaattttttatttaaatacttcaacttaaaagaataacataatatcttttcaatatgcgatttgaagccctttaatatatatattctatgttcccaagaaaaaagttattttttcaatgtggaatttaaagctctttcatatatatactctatattcacaagaaaaaagttaatttttttcaatgtgggatttgaaaccctttcgtatatatactctatgttcacaagaaaaaaagttatgttttctcaatatggaataaaaaacttttttggttacttcaacttaaaaggataacatagtatcttttcaatgtgggataaatttttttaaaaaatattcttttaaacttcattatttacaacatgtatattctatatttacatggattttttcttaatttttttatataaaatattaaattttaatttttttttaatttttccgggtcgATCCGAGTTAACCCATGAAtcccgggacccggccccttggcagGGTCAATCCCGAGACTGGGTTTGATAACTTTGGTATTACCATTAAACTtgcactacaccattaaacagttttaccgacggactaattccgtcAGTAACAggtgtcataacccatttttgggttcttccaaattacattttcttttcttaaaaaaaaaaaatgtagagaaCACTGAAACAGTGCCATTTGAACGGCACTGTTCTCCTTCTTCCCTGCGCATGCAAAGGCAGGGAAGAAgatgattttaaatcatttttcgCATCCTCTTTCCCCTCCCACTTGTACAAAACCCATACCTATAAACCCATACCCTGCCAAGAAAGGGACACCATGCCCTGCAAACACAGCCGGCCACCTTACCCTGCAGAGGTAAGGCAGCCCGTTCCCCCCTGCACCACGATGGGACAGAGCAGGGGGGGCACCTTCTCTTCCTGCTTATAAAGAGAAGGAGGGAAGAATAGGAAAGGGGGGACGATTTGAGGGGCAGAAAGAAAGATAAGAGAGGAGGGGGAGACGATTTTTTGAGAAAGAGAGGAACGGAAGGGGGggaaaattttggagaaaaagagagaagggtAGACGAACAGGGAGGGCAGAAAAAGAGAGGGAACGAAGCAGAAACAGGGGGGGATTTTCGGGtccaaagttagaaaaaaatcatccttCTCGGGTTCCCAGCAGCTGCtcctctctctccaccgtggccttcGGCCACCACCCAGCAGCACCACCAACGACAGCCGCTCCACCATTGTTAGAGACCGAAGAAGGAGCAGCAGAACCGAGAGCAACAGGAGAACAGAAACAGAGGGCGaggaaaacacagaaaaaaccATCGGCCACCCTCAGCTCTCCCCAGTTTGCACCACCAGCAGCCACCGTTAACAACCACACAATCACCGTTAGAAACTGAAGAATATACagagaaacagaaacagaaagaagAGGGAAAAGCAGTAACAGAGGAGAGAAAGGGGAGTGacagaggaaaaaaatatataccagAGAAGAAGAACCACAGCAGCAGCCCTGAATCCGCAGCGCCCTCCGCGAACCACCACCGGTCCTTTCTTCGCCCCCACCTTGAGCCACCGTCAacgaaaaaggaagaagaaacctTGTTGACAGAGAGAacgaaaaacagaggaagaaaacaGCACAGCGAAGCAgaggggagaagaagaaagaccgCCGCCTCAGCCACCGTCTGCCACCACCGCTGCCCTTCACGCCGGCCAGACCACCGCCATCGCAGGTCAGCCTTCCTTCccccttcttctttctcttcttcttcttccccgcTGTTCACTGCATGAACAGCGggcgtgaattaattcacgccCCCTGTTCATGCAGCAGTGGGCTTCGGCCCAGAttttttgggccgggtctggcccagttcaaaaaactttcaaaaaaaatatattttcggaaaaatttgtgatttcccCGCGtatattttactaaattttgctcaatactggtttgtatttttatatcgtaaaaatacaaatccggtattaaaatacccggttttcgtcaaaactttgaaaaaaaaatatttttgttttcatgcacatggccaagtctctaaaaataaaaaaactcatattgtattttcatacaacaaagaaaacttcaaaaaaaaaatgttttagcatgcattttggctttaataaccagtttattaaagtcaagagaacattggccaaaatttcaaaaacaacaaaaaaattttgtttgtcttttactATTCGGGGTACGATATTACATGTAATACCTATTcgaatattaaatttatttatttttccaaacgTTAAAACGGTTAGGTCTTACcccataagataagaacctccttattgaggagggcttttcttgaatcttaaaTAGACAGGaccaataattagaaaacacgaccaaaccttagattttgatcagacaaataaaacaatgcagcttaccttaggtagggcgtatttggggtgctaataccttccctttacgcaaccagtctccgcacccgatctctgagaccagttagggttcctagtgaccagaatactaggtggcgactcccattccatttttcaccgctaagagacaaagaattccttgtctcacCATATTTTCAAGATACACCCACACAATTGAGCCAGggaggacgatcgccgcgacgccgcacacgtgcgacagaatgacgactccactggggaccttgtagactaagctttgtttttgtctgatcatcgtttttttttatttggttttgtgttattattttcattctcatttgCTCATACTCTTTAAATTTTGTACatatttgttcatgcattgtataaaattatttcatgcatCATTTGAGGGGAATTATAACTTtaggttaagtgggggactagcagcttaccttacgacttttagtcaaggtttaagtttgtgtaaaccccaactcttcgctgagagcttagactggtaataatTGGTGCATATGCCATCCCATTACCTACTGAGCCCCTATATTGCCTTCACGAGGgtgatcactgggacagcaagagacccttttgaCCAGGTAGAAAGCCACCATCATGTAATGGCCCCAACCTATCCTTAGAGTATGAACTCCCTAATACGCATGtacatacatttgcatcgtaCACATACATCcattcattgtaaataacatacatacatccagcaggttgaaatataggtccccaaagagtctacaacacccgacttcgagcgagaaacatggaagatgaagagcgcGCTCATCGTGACGcccattttcaagaagagttggagtctcTGAAGACAAGTGTGGCTCGCctcactagcttactcgagcaaacactGAGAAATACCTCTGGTGAAGGTCCTTCTAACCCACCGGTCACCTTTAATCAGATTCCAACAATAGCTCAGCCCGAAGAAAGAATGAGTGAACATGGTCAAGAGCCTCAACATAATCCAACATTTGTGCAGTCAGCAACACCTGCACCAAACCCTGTAGTCATGGATGCATTTGCTAACGAGTCCCGCAAGGCCAAGTCATCTGATAGCATTGATCAAGATAAGATGGAGGCGCTGGAAGCTAGACTCAGAGTAATTGAAGGGGTAGACTTATATGATCCGGTAAGGGCAGCGGAGATGTGTCTAGTCCCAAATGTGGTTGTCCCGAAGAAGTTTCATGTTCCTGAGTTCATCAAATATAGTGGAACACAATGCCCCATGACTCACCTCAAGTCCTATTGCAATAAAATGGCAGAAGTAgtacatgatgaaaaactactgatgcatttttttcaggatagcttaagtggggcaacattaagctggtacatgagattgGACAACACAAAGATCCGGAGATGGAAAGATCTTGTTGAGGCTTTTGTCAAGCAATACAAGTACAACATGGACATTGCTCCTGATAGAACTAGCTTGTCCAATTTAGGGAAGAAGGATAAAGAAAGCATAAGGGAATATGCTCAAAGATGGCGAGAATCAGCTGCTCAAGTCCATCCTCCACTTCTGGACAAAGAGATGGTCACTTTATTTGCCGACACACTTAAAGCGCCATATTACGAGCATGTGATGGGTAGTTCGGCTCAACAATTCACTGATGCTGTAGTAGTGTGCGAACGCATAGAGCAAGGTGTCAAGAGTGGTAGAATTTCTGCACCCATCGAGAAAAGAGGCTTTGAAAGGAAGGAGGTCAACCATGTTGGAGATGACTATAGGGGTAGCAAAAACACATTCCAAAACTATCACACTCCATCCCAAATTACTAACATCAACTCTTCACCTCCCACCAAAAAACCCGAGCCCCAAAACTTTCAAGCCAAAAGCCAAATTGGAAATTACCAAAGGGTCCAAGAACAACTACCTCCATTACCGCTGCCCCTGAATGAAATGTACCAAAAGCTATTAAGCATCGGACATGTAGCTCCCGAACCTCTAGCGCCTTTGCAGCCACCTTACCCCGGCTGGTACAAGCCAGAGCTCACTTGTGAATACCATGCTGGTGTTTCCGGACATAGCATTCATACTTGCAATGCCTTCAAGAGAAAGCTTCAGCAATTAATCAAGGCAGGGTGGATAGCATTCGAAGACACTCCTAATGTGAACACGAACCCTCTACCTAATCATGCTTGAGCGGTGGATCAGTAAAGGCACTAGAAGTAGAATGCTCAGAAAGCACCGATGGTCAAGGCAGGATGCGAAAAAAAGGCAGCCTCAATTTTGAAGGACTCAAATTTTGACCACAGTTTTTGTCCCCACCGTCAATGAGACCTCTACAAGAGCTGTTGTAGGAAGGCTAGCCTAAGAGGAGATTTATGAAAATGGAAGGATGAAGCCTGCCCtattattatcttttgtttGATCATTTTTTCAACCTATTTCAGTCTTGTTGGTAATTTGGCTCATAATGCCACAAGATTTTCTCTGTCAAATGAGCCTTTCTTGTTAATAAGATCATGTGTTTTCCTGTGTTCAGGACAtgccttcatttttatttttgttttatgcaaATAATACACTGAGTATAATTTTTACTCACGAAACCACtggtgttttccctttttttcccaAAACAATGCATGATCGCACATGTTCACAAAGATTTTTTGGGAATtcaaagtttagtacaaaaacagaaatcatgttggtgtttgttcaaacaaacaagttctaaaaaaattcaagtgattccttagAAAGGTAACCATACTCCgagaaaacctgaaaaaaaaaaagagaaaaaaacaaacaaaaagacaaaGCACCATGAAGTGACTCTAaaagttgagttttatttgaatgaataatgagaaatcacgTTGCATGCTCgcatgaaagcaaggcttaccgatccttaatgcatgcatttgagatgaagaaaggccatctttgataatctTTTCACGAGGCTGAAATATATCCTTtgcagtccccttttgagcctgGTAACGTTTTTTGGAAATAaccttggctaggatcacaccccacactgggggcaagtgcGAGAGACATGgaaaaaaacctcaataattgaaagtgcccaaacaatactgggGGGCATAAAAGAAATTTCTCAATCATCAAAAGTGCCCGAACAAAGCTAgggggcatgaagaaaaatccaaaggatctaaaaattttgagcaaaaaaaaaaaaaaaaaaccaatgcaatgatgctcaaaatcaaatgaagaaaacaaagagaaacagCCCAAGCCCAACACTAGGGGGCACGATAGACCATTTTGGAAGAACAATTCAAATGACAAAAGGTCAAGAAGCAAGcacaagtgatccttagtcttgaaatcccttaaacaccttttgagcctacaaatatccttttctttgtAACCAAGagcccaagcctacattacgt is a window encoding:
- the LOC127904269 gene encoding uncharacterized protein LOC127904269 — its product is MEDEERAHRDAHFQEELESLKTSVARLTSLLEQTLRNTSGEGPSNPPVTFNQIPTIAQPEERMSEHGQEPQHNPTFVQSATPAPNPVVMDAFANESRKAKSSDSIDQDKMEALEARLRVIEGVDLYDPVRAAEMCLVPNVVVPKKFHVPEFIKYSGTQCPMTHLNWYMRLDNTKIRRWKDLVEAFVKQYKYNMDIAPDRTSLSNLGKKDKESIREYAQRWRESAAQVHPPLLDKEMVTLFADTLKAPYYEHVMGSSAQQFTDAVVVCERIEQGVKSGRISAPIEKRGFERKEVNHVGDDYRGSKNTFQNYHTPSQITNINSSPPTKKPEPQNFQAKSQIGNYQRVQEQLPPLPLPLNEMYQKLLSIGHVAPEPLAPLQPPYPGWYKPELTCEYHAGVSGHSIHTCNAFKRKLQQLIKAGWIAFEDTPNVNTNPLPNHA